One Felis catus isolate Fca126 chromosome D3, F.catus_Fca126_mat1.0, whole genome shotgun sequence DNA segment encodes these proteins:
- the MBD1 gene encoding methyl-CpG-binding domain protein 1 isoform X13: MAEDWLDCPALGPGWKRREVFRKSGATCGRSDTYYQSPTGDRIRSKVELTRYLGPACDLTLFDFKQGILCYPAPKAQPLAVPSRKRKKPSRPAKTRKRQVGPQKGEVRKEAPGDETKANADTAPASLPAPGCCENCGISFSGDGTRRQRLKTLCKDCRAQRIAFNREQRMFKRVGCGECEACRVTEDCGACSTCLLQLPHDVASGLFCKCERRRCLRIVERSRGCGVCRGCQTREDCGRCRVCLRPPRPGLRRQWRCVQRRCLRHLAHRLRRHHQRCQRRPPLAVAPPAGKRSRRRGGCDSKMAARRRPPRTQPLPPVPLSQPPESPELHPRALVPSPPAEFIYYCVDEDELQPYTNRRQNRKCGACAACLRRMDCGRCDFCCDKPKFGGSNQKRQKCRWRQCLQFAMKRLLPSVWAGSEDGAGPPPPYSRRKRPGSTRRPRLGQILKTSLTTPTTRPGHAQTQMKQETGSGFVLPPPGTDLVFLREGASSPVQVPGPAAASTEALLQAVDPDLPPVKQEPLDPEEDKEEESKDDSASDSAPEEEAGGAGTPVITEIFSLGGTRLRDTAVWLPRAGNREGKMDVKCGRRRTLWRAGARARARAGTGEDGLEPMSVSHHLQLR, encoded by the exons ATGGCTGAGGACTGGCTGGACTGCCCAGCCTTGGGCCCCGGCTGGAAGCGCCGTGAAGTCTTTCGAAAGTCAGGTGCCACCTGTGGACGCTCAGACACCTATTACCAGAG CCCCAcaggagacaggatccgaagcaaaGTTGAGCTGACCCGATACCTGGGCCCTGCGTGTGACCTCACCCTCTTCGACTTCAAACAAGGCATTCTGTGCTATCCAGCCCCCAAG GCCCAGCCCTTAGCTGTCCCTAGCAGGAAGCGGAAGAAGCCTTCACGGCCAGCCAAGACTCGAAAACGTCAGGTTGGACCTCAAAAGGGTGAGGTCAGGAAGGAGGCCCCAGGAGATGAGACCAAGGCTAATGCTGACACAGCCCCAGCTTCACTCCCTGCACCTGG GTGCTGTGAGAACTGTGGAATCAGCTTCTCAGGAGATGGTACCCGAAGGCAGCGGCTCAAGACATTATGCAAGGACTGCCGAG CGCAGAGAATTGCTTTCAACCGGGAACAGAGGATGTTTAAG CGTGTGGGCTGCGGGGAGTGTGAGGCCTGCCGGGTAACCGAGGACTGCGGGGCCTGCTCCACCTGCCTTCTGCAGCTGCCCCATGATGTGGCCTCGGGGCTATTCTGCAAGTGTGAGCGGAGACGGTGCCTCCGGATTGTGGAAAGG AGCCGAGGGTGTGGAGTGTGCCGGGGCTGTCAGACCCGAGAGGACTGTGGCCGTTGCCGAGTCTGCCTTCGCCCTCCCCGCCCTGGTCTCAGGCGCCAGTGGAGGTGTGTCCAACGGCGCTGCCTACGG CACCTTGCCCACCGTCTCCGTCGCCACCATCAGCGATGTCAACGACGCCCTCCCCTAGCTGTGGCTCCCCCTGCT GGTAAACGTAGCCGCCGTAGAGGAGGCTGCGACTCCAAGATGGCTGCCCGGCGGCGCCCCCCCCGAACCCAGCCATTGCCTCCAGTTCCCCTGTCACAGCCTCCAGAGTCCCCAGAGCTG CACCCCAGAGCCCTGGTCCCCTCGCCACCTGCCGAGTTCATCTATTACTGTGTAGACGAGGACGAGCTA CAGCCTTACACCAATCGCCGGCAGAACCGCAAGTGTGGGGCCTGTGCAGCCTGCCTACGGCGGATGGACTGTGGTCGCTGCGACTTCTGCTGTGACAAGCCTAAATTTGGGGGCAGCAACCAAAAGCGCCAGAAGTGTCGTTGGCGCCAATGCCTGCAGTTTGCTATG AAGCGGCTGCTGCCTAGTGTCTGGGCAGGATCTGAGGATGGGGCAGGGCCGCCCCCACCTTACTCTCGTCGAAAGAGGCCTGGCTCTACTCGAAGGCCCCGTCTGGGTCAGATACTGAAGACCTCCTTGACCACACCCACAACCCGACCAGGCCATGCCCAGACTCAAATGAAACAAGAAACAGGCAGTGGCTTTGTGCTGCCTCCACCTGGCACTGATCTTGTGTTCTTACGGGAAGGTGCAAGCAGTCCCGTGCAGGTGCCTGGCCCTGCTGCAGCTTCCACAGAAGCCCTGTTGCAG GCAGTGGACCCAGACTTGCCACCTGTGAAGCAAGAGCCACTGGACCctgaggaggacaaggaggaagaGAGCAAGGATGACTCCGCCTCCGACTCGGccccagaggaggaggcaggaggggctggcACACCCGTG ATCACGGAGATTTTCAGCCTGGGTGGAACCCGCCTCCGGGACACAGCAGTCTGGTTGCCAAG GGCAGGCAATCGGGAAGGGAAGATGGATGTAAAGTGTGGGAGACGGAGGACGCTTTGGCGCGCAGGAGCACGAGCACGAGCACGAGCTGGAACCGGCGAAGATGGCCTAGAACCCATGTCAGTCTCTCACCACCTCCAACTTCGATAA
- the MBD1 gene encoding methyl-CpG-binding domain protein 1 isoform X23 — translation MAEDWLDCPALGPGWKRREVFRKSGATCGRSDTYYQSPTGDRIRSKVELTRYLGPACDLTLFDFKQGILCYPAPKAQPLAVPSRKRKKPSRPAKTRKRQVGPQKGEVRKEAPGDETKANADTAPASLPAPGCCENCGISFSGDGTRRQRLKTLCKDCRAQRIAFNREQRMFKRVGCGECEACRVTEDCGACSTCLLQLPHDVASGLFCKCERRRCLRIVERSRGCGVCRGCQTREDCGRCRVCLRPPRPGLRRQWRCVQRRCLRGKRSRRRGGCDSKMAARRRPPRTQPLPPVPLSQPPESPELHPRALVPSPPAEFIYYCVDEDELQPYTNRRQNRKCGACAACLRRMDCGRCDFCCDKPKFGGSNQKRQKCRWRQCLQFAMKRLLPSVWAGSEDGAGPPPPYSRRKRPGSTRRPRLGQILKTSLTTPTTRPGHAQTQMKQETGSGFVLPPPGTDLVFLREGASSPVQVPGPAAASTEALLQAVDPDLPPVKQEPLDPEEDKEEESKDDSASDSAPEEEAGGAGTPVITEIFSLGGTRLRDTAVWLPRAGNREGKMDVKCGRRRTLWRAGARARARAGTGEDGLEPMSVSHHLQLR, via the exons ATGGCTGAGGACTGGCTGGACTGCCCAGCCTTGGGCCCCGGCTGGAAGCGCCGTGAAGTCTTTCGAAAGTCAGGTGCCACCTGTGGACGCTCAGACACCTATTACCAGAG CCCCAcaggagacaggatccgaagcaaaGTTGAGCTGACCCGATACCTGGGCCCTGCGTGTGACCTCACCCTCTTCGACTTCAAACAAGGCATTCTGTGCTATCCAGCCCCCAAG GCCCAGCCCTTAGCTGTCCCTAGCAGGAAGCGGAAGAAGCCTTCACGGCCAGCCAAGACTCGAAAACGTCAGGTTGGACCTCAAAAGGGTGAGGTCAGGAAGGAGGCCCCAGGAGATGAGACCAAGGCTAATGCTGACACAGCCCCAGCTTCACTCCCTGCACCTGG GTGCTGTGAGAACTGTGGAATCAGCTTCTCAGGAGATGGTACCCGAAGGCAGCGGCTCAAGACATTATGCAAGGACTGCCGAG CGCAGAGAATTGCTTTCAACCGGGAACAGAGGATGTTTAAG CGTGTGGGCTGCGGGGAGTGTGAGGCCTGCCGGGTAACCGAGGACTGCGGGGCCTGCTCCACCTGCCTTCTGCAGCTGCCCCATGATGTGGCCTCGGGGCTATTCTGCAAGTGTGAGCGGAGACGGTGCCTCCGGATTGTGGAAAGG AGCCGAGGGTGTGGAGTGTGCCGGGGCTGTCAGACCCGAGAGGACTGTGGCCGTTGCCGAGTCTGCCTTCGCCCTCCCCGCCCTGGTCTCAGGCGCCAGTGGAGGTGTGTCCAACGGCGCTGCCTACGG GGTAAACGTAGCCGCCGTAGAGGAGGCTGCGACTCCAAGATGGCTGCCCGGCGGCGCCCCCCCCGAACCCAGCCATTGCCTCCAGTTCCCCTGTCACAGCCTCCAGAGTCCCCAGAGCTG CACCCCAGAGCCCTGGTCCCCTCGCCACCTGCCGAGTTCATCTATTACTGTGTAGACGAGGACGAGCTA CAGCCTTACACCAATCGCCGGCAGAACCGCAAGTGTGGGGCCTGTGCAGCCTGCCTACGGCGGATGGACTGTGGTCGCTGCGACTTCTGCTGTGACAAGCCTAAATTTGGGGGCAGCAACCAAAAGCGCCAGAAGTGTCGTTGGCGCCAATGCCTGCAGTTTGCTATG AAGCGGCTGCTGCCTAGTGTCTGGGCAGGATCTGAGGATGGGGCAGGGCCGCCCCCACCTTACTCTCGTCGAAAGAGGCCTGGCTCTACTCGAAGGCCCCGTCTGGGTCAGATACTGAAGACCTCCTTGACCACACCCACAACCCGACCAGGCCATGCCCAGACTCAAATGAAACAAGAAACAGGCAGTGGCTTTGTGCTGCCTCCACCTGGCACTGATCTTGTGTTCTTACGGGAAGGTGCAAGCAGTCCCGTGCAGGTGCCTGGCCCTGCTGCAGCTTCCACAGAAGCCCTGTTGCAG GCAGTGGACCCAGACTTGCCACCTGTGAAGCAAGAGCCACTGGACCctgaggaggacaaggaggaagaGAGCAAGGATGACTCCGCCTCCGACTCGGccccagaggaggaggcaggaggggctggcACACCCGTG ATCACGGAGATTTTCAGCCTGGGTGGAACCCGCCTCCGGGACACAGCAGTCTGGTTGCCAAG GGCAGGCAATCGGGAAGGGAAGATGGATGTAAAGTGTGGGAGACGGAGGACGCTTTGGCGCGCAGGAGCACGAGCACGAGCACGAGCTGGAACCGGCGAAGATGGCCTAGAACCCATGTCAGTCTCTCACCACCTCCAACTTCGATAA
- the MBD1 gene encoding methyl-CpG-binding domain protein 1 isoform X22 — MAEDWLDCPALGPGWKRREVFRKSGATCGRSDTYYQSPTGDRIRSKVELTRYLGPACDLTLFDFKQGILCYPAPKAQPLAVPSRKRKKPSRPAKTRKRQVGPQKGEVRKEAPGDETKANADTAPASLPAPGCCENCGISFSGDGTRRQRLKTLCKDCRAQRIAFNREQRMFKRVGCGECEACRVTEDCGACSTCLLQLPHDVASGLFCKCERRRCLRIVERSRGCGVCRGCQTREDCGRCRVCLRPPRPGLRRQWRCVQRRCLRGKRSRRRGGCDSKMAARRRPPRTQPLPPVPLSQPPESPELQPYTNRRQNRKCGACAACLRRMDCGRCDFCCDKPKFGGSNQKRQKCRWRQCLQFAMKRLLPSVWAGSEDGAGPPPPYSRRKRPGSTRRPRLGQILKTSLTTPTTRPGHAQTQMKQETGSGFVLPPPGTDLVFLREGASSPVQVPGPAAASTEALLQAVDPDLPPVKQEPLDPEEDKEEESKDDSASDSAPEEEAGGAGTPVITEIFSLGGTRLRDTAVWLPRSKDLKKPGARKQ, encoded by the exons ATGGCTGAGGACTGGCTGGACTGCCCAGCCTTGGGCCCCGGCTGGAAGCGCCGTGAAGTCTTTCGAAAGTCAGGTGCCACCTGTGGACGCTCAGACACCTATTACCAGAG CCCCAcaggagacaggatccgaagcaaaGTTGAGCTGACCCGATACCTGGGCCCTGCGTGTGACCTCACCCTCTTCGACTTCAAACAAGGCATTCTGTGCTATCCAGCCCCCAAG GCCCAGCCCTTAGCTGTCCCTAGCAGGAAGCGGAAGAAGCCTTCACGGCCAGCCAAGACTCGAAAACGTCAGGTTGGACCTCAAAAGGGTGAGGTCAGGAAGGAGGCCCCAGGAGATGAGACCAAGGCTAATGCTGACACAGCCCCAGCTTCACTCCCTGCACCTGG GTGCTGTGAGAACTGTGGAATCAGCTTCTCAGGAGATGGTACCCGAAGGCAGCGGCTCAAGACATTATGCAAGGACTGCCGAG CGCAGAGAATTGCTTTCAACCGGGAACAGAGGATGTTTAAG CGTGTGGGCTGCGGGGAGTGTGAGGCCTGCCGGGTAACCGAGGACTGCGGGGCCTGCTCCACCTGCCTTCTGCAGCTGCCCCATGATGTGGCCTCGGGGCTATTCTGCAAGTGTGAGCGGAGACGGTGCCTCCGGATTGTGGAAAGG AGCCGAGGGTGTGGAGTGTGCCGGGGCTGTCAGACCCGAGAGGACTGTGGCCGTTGCCGAGTCTGCCTTCGCCCTCCCCGCCCTGGTCTCAGGCGCCAGTGGAGGTGTGTCCAACGGCGCTGCCTACGG GGTAAACGTAGCCGCCGTAGAGGAGGCTGCGACTCCAAGATGGCTGCCCGGCGGCGCCCCCCCCGAACCCAGCCATTGCCTCCAGTTCCCCTGTCACAGCCTCCAGAGTCCCCAGAGCTG CAGCCTTACACCAATCGCCGGCAGAACCGCAAGTGTGGGGCCTGTGCAGCCTGCCTACGGCGGATGGACTGTGGTCGCTGCGACTTCTGCTGTGACAAGCCTAAATTTGGGGGCAGCAACCAAAAGCGCCAGAAGTGTCGTTGGCGCCAATGCCTGCAGTTTGCTATG AAGCGGCTGCTGCCTAGTGTCTGGGCAGGATCTGAGGATGGGGCAGGGCCGCCCCCACCTTACTCTCGTCGAAAGAGGCCTGGCTCTACTCGAAGGCCCCGTCTGGGTCAGATACTGAAGACCTCCTTGACCACACCCACAACCCGACCAGGCCATGCCCAGACTCAAATGAAACAAGAAACAGGCAGTGGCTTTGTGCTGCCTCCACCTGGCACTGATCTTGTGTTCTTACGGGAAGGTGCAAGCAGTCCCGTGCAGGTGCCTGGCCCTGCTGCAGCTTCCACAGAAGCCCTGTTGCAG GCAGTGGACCCAGACTTGCCACCTGTGAAGCAAGAGCCACTGGACCctgaggaggacaaggaggaagaGAGCAAGGATGACTCCGCCTCCGACTCGGccccagaggaggaggcaggaggggctggcACACCCGTG ATCACGGAGATTTTCAGCCTGGGTGGAACCCGCCTCCGGGACACAGCAGTCTGGTTGCCAAG GTCCAAGGACCTTAAAAAACCTGGAGCTAGAAAGCAGTAG
- the MBD1 gene encoding methyl-CpG-binding domain protein 1 isoform X9 gives MAEDWLDCPALGPGWKRREVFRKSGATCGRSDTYYQSPTGDRIRSKVELTRYLGPACDLTLFDFKQGILCYPAPKISSCFPSHLQAQPLAVPSRKRKKPSRPAKTRKRQVGPQKGEVRKEAPGDETKANADTAPASLPAPGCCENCGISFSGDGTRRQRLKTLCKDCRAQRIAFNREQRMFKRVGCGECEACRVTEDCGACSTCLLQLPHDVASGLFCKCERRRCLRIVERSRGCGVCRGCQTREDCGRCRVCLRPPRPGLRRQWRCVQRRCLRHLAHRLRRHHQRCQRRPPLAVAPPAGKRSRRRGGCDSKMAARRRPPRTQPLPPVPLSQPPESPELHPRALVPSPPAEFIYYCVDEDELQPYTNRRQNRKCGACAACLRRMDCGRCDFCCDKPKFGGSNQKRQKCRWRQCLQFAMKRLLPSVWAGSEDGAGPPPPYSRRKRPGSTRRPRLGQILKTSLTTPTTRPGHAQTQMKQETGSGFVLPPPGTDLVFLREGASSPVQVPGPAAASTEALLQEAQCPGLSWVVALPQVKQEKADAQEDWTPGTAILTSPVLLPGCPSKAVDPDLPPVKQEPLDPEEDKEEESKDDSASDSAPEEEAGGAGTPVITEIFSLGGTRLRDTAVWLPRSKDLKKPGARKQ, from the exons ATGGCTGAGGACTGGCTGGACTGCCCAGCCTTGGGCCCCGGCTGGAAGCGCCGTGAAGTCTTTCGAAAGTCAGGTGCCACCTGTGGACGCTCAGACACCTATTACCAGAG CCCCAcaggagacaggatccgaagcaaaGTTGAGCTGACCCGATACCTGGGCCCTGCGTGTGACCTCACCCTCTTCGACTTCAAACAAGGCATTCTGTGCTATCCAGCCCCCAAG ATCTCTTCCTGCTTTCCCTCTCATTTGCAGGCCCAGCCCTTAGCTGTCCCTAGCAGGAAGCGGAAGAAGCCTTCACGGCCAGCCAAGACTCGAAAACGTCAGGTTGGACCTCAAAAGGGTGAGGTCAGGAAGGAGGCCCCAGGAGATGAGACCAAGGCTAATGCTGACACAGCCCCAGCTTCACTCCCTGCACCTGG GTGCTGTGAGAACTGTGGAATCAGCTTCTCAGGAGATGGTACCCGAAGGCAGCGGCTCAAGACATTATGCAAGGACTGCCGAG CGCAGAGAATTGCTTTCAACCGGGAACAGAGGATGTTTAAG CGTGTGGGCTGCGGGGAGTGTGAGGCCTGCCGGGTAACCGAGGACTGCGGGGCCTGCTCCACCTGCCTTCTGCAGCTGCCCCATGATGTGGCCTCGGGGCTATTCTGCAAGTGTGAGCGGAGACGGTGCCTCCGGATTGTGGAAAGG AGCCGAGGGTGTGGAGTGTGCCGGGGCTGTCAGACCCGAGAGGACTGTGGCCGTTGCCGAGTCTGCCTTCGCCCTCCCCGCCCTGGTCTCAGGCGCCAGTGGAGGTGTGTCCAACGGCGCTGCCTACGG CACCTTGCCCACCGTCTCCGTCGCCACCATCAGCGATGTCAACGACGCCCTCCCCTAGCTGTGGCTCCCCCTGCT GGTAAACGTAGCCGCCGTAGAGGAGGCTGCGACTCCAAGATGGCTGCCCGGCGGCGCCCCCCCCGAACCCAGCCATTGCCTCCAGTTCCCCTGTCACAGCCTCCAGAGTCCCCAGAGCTG CACCCCAGAGCCCTGGTCCCCTCGCCACCTGCCGAGTTCATCTATTACTGTGTAGACGAGGACGAGCTA CAGCCTTACACCAATCGCCGGCAGAACCGCAAGTGTGGGGCCTGTGCAGCCTGCCTACGGCGGATGGACTGTGGTCGCTGCGACTTCTGCTGTGACAAGCCTAAATTTGGGGGCAGCAACCAAAAGCGCCAGAAGTGTCGTTGGCGCCAATGCCTGCAGTTTGCTATG AAGCGGCTGCTGCCTAGTGTCTGGGCAGGATCTGAGGATGGGGCAGGGCCGCCCCCACCTTACTCTCGTCGAAAGAGGCCTGGCTCTACTCGAAGGCCCCGTCTGGGTCAGATACTGAAGACCTCCTTGACCACACCCACAACCCGACCAGGCCATGCCCAGACTCAAATGAAACAAGAAACAGGCAGTGGCTTTGTGCTGCCTCCACCTGGCACTGATCTTGTGTTCTTACGGGAAGGTGCAAGCAGTCCCGTGCAGGTGCCTGGCCCTGCTGCAGCTTCCACAGAAGCCCTGTTGCAG GAGGCCCAGTGCCCTGGCCTGAGTTGGGTTGTGGCCTTACCCCAGGTGAAGCAAGAGAAGGCGGATGCCCAGGAAGACTGGACACCGGGCACAGCCATCCTGACTTCTCCTGTATTGCTGCCTGGCTGCCCCAGCAAG GCAGTGGACCCAGACTTGCCACCTGTGAAGCAAGAGCCACTGGACCctgaggaggacaaggaggaagaGAGCAAGGATGACTCCGCCTCCGACTCGGccccagaggaggaggcaggaggggctggcACACCCGTG ATCACGGAGATTTTCAGCCTGGGTGGAACCCGCCTCCGGGACACAGCAGTCTGGTTGCCAAG GTCCAAGGACCTTAAAAAACCTGGAGCTAGAAAGCAGTAG
- the MBD1 gene encoding methyl-CpG-binding domain protein 1 isoform X12: protein MAEDWLDCPALGPGWKRREVFRKSGATCGRSDTYYQSPTGDRIRSKVELTRYLGPACDLTLFDFKQGILCYPAPKAQPLAVPSRKRKKPSRPAKTRKRQVGPQKGEVRKEAPGDETKANADTAPASLPAPGCCENCGISFSGDGTRRQRLKTLCKDCRAQRIAFNREQRMFKRVGCGECEACRVTEDCGACSTCLLQLPHDVASGLFCKCERRRCLRIVERSRGCGVCRGCQTREDCGRCRVCLRPPRPGLRRQWRCVQRRCLRHLAHRLRRHHQRCQRRPPLAVAPPAGKRSRRRGGCDSKMAARRRPPRTQPLPPVPLSQPPESPELHPRALVPSPPAEFIYYCVDEDELPYTNRRQNRKCGACAACLRRMDCGRCDFCCDKPKFGGSNQKRQKCRWRQCLQFAMKRLLPSVWAGSEDGAGPPPPYSRRKRPGSTRRPRLGQILKTSLTTPTTRPGHAQTQMKQETGSGFVLPPPGTDLVFLREGASSPVQVPGPAAASTEALLQEAQCPGLSWVVALPQVKQEKADAQEDWTPGTAILTSPVLLPGCPSKAVDPDLPPVKQEPLDPEEDKEEESKDDSASDSAPEEEAGGAGTPVITEIFSLGGTRLRDTAVWLPRSKDLKKPGARKQ, encoded by the exons ATGGCTGAGGACTGGCTGGACTGCCCAGCCTTGGGCCCCGGCTGGAAGCGCCGTGAAGTCTTTCGAAAGTCAGGTGCCACCTGTGGACGCTCAGACACCTATTACCAGAG CCCCAcaggagacaggatccgaagcaaaGTTGAGCTGACCCGATACCTGGGCCCTGCGTGTGACCTCACCCTCTTCGACTTCAAACAAGGCATTCTGTGCTATCCAGCCCCCAAG GCCCAGCCCTTAGCTGTCCCTAGCAGGAAGCGGAAGAAGCCTTCACGGCCAGCCAAGACTCGAAAACGTCAGGTTGGACCTCAAAAGGGTGAGGTCAGGAAGGAGGCCCCAGGAGATGAGACCAAGGCTAATGCTGACACAGCCCCAGCTTCACTCCCTGCACCTGG GTGCTGTGAGAACTGTGGAATCAGCTTCTCAGGAGATGGTACCCGAAGGCAGCGGCTCAAGACATTATGCAAGGACTGCCGAG CGCAGAGAATTGCTTTCAACCGGGAACAGAGGATGTTTAAG CGTGTGGGCTGCGGGGAGTGTGAGGCCTGCCGGGTAACCGAGGACTGCGGGGCCTGCTCCACCTGCCTTCTGCAGCTGCCCCATGATGTGGCCTCGGGGCTATTCTGCAAGTGTGAGCGGAGACGGTGCCTCCGGATTGTGGAAAGG AGCCGAGGGTGTGGAGTGTGCCGGGGCTGTCAGACCCGAGAGGACTGTGGCCGTTGCCGAGTCTGCCTTCGCCCTCCCCGCCCTGGTCTCAGGCGCCAGTGGAGGTGTGTCCAACGGCGCTGCCTACGG CACCTTGCCCACCGTCTCCGTCGCCACCATCAGCGATGTCAACGACGCCCTCCCCTAGCTGTGGCTCCCCCTGCT GGTAAACGTAGCCGCCGTAGAGGAGGCTGCGACTCCAAGATGGCTGCCCGGCGGCGCCCCCCCCGAACCCAGCCATTGCCTCCAGTTCCCCTGTCACAGCCTCCAGAGTCCCCAGAGCTG CACCCCAGAGCCCTGGTCCCCTCGCCACCTGCCGAGTTCATCTATTACTGTGTAGACGAGGACGAGCTA CCTTACACCAATCGCCGGCAGAACCGCAAGTGTGGGGCCTGTGCAGCCTGCCTACGGCGGATGGACTGTGGTCGCTGCGACTTCTGCTGTGACAAGCCTAAATTTGGGGGCAGCAACCAAAAGCGCCAGAAGTGTCGTTGGCGCCAATGCCTGCAGTTTGCTATG AAGCGGCTGCTGCCTAGTGTCTGGGCAGGATCTGAGGATGGGGCAGGGCCGCCCCCACCTTACTCTCGTCGAAAGAGGCCTGGCTCTACTCGAAGGCCCCGTCTGGGTCAGATACTGAAGACCTCCTTGACCACACCCACAACCCGACCAGGCCATGCCCAGACTCAAATGAAACAAGAAACAGGCAGTGGCTTTGTGCTGCCTCCACCTGGCACTGATCTTGTGTTCTTACGGGAAGGTGCAAGCAGTCCCGTGCAGGTGCCTGGCCCTGCTGCAGCTTCCACAGAAGCCCTGTTGCAG GAGGCCCAGTGCCCTGGCCTGAGTTGGGTTGTGGCCTTACCCCAGGTGAAGCAAGAGAAGGCGGATGCCCAGGAAGACTGGACACCGGGCACAGCCATCCTGACTTCTCCTGTATTGCTGCCTGGCTGCCCCAGCAAG GCAGTGGACCCAGACTTGCCACCTGTGAAGCAAGAGCCACTGGACCctgaggaggacaaggaggaagaGAGCAAGGATGACTCCGCCTCCGACTCGGccccagaggaggaggcaggaggggctggcACACCCGTG ATCACGGAGATTTTCAGCCTGGGTGGAACCCGCCTCCGGGACACAGCAGTCTGGTTGCCAAG GTCCAAGGACCTTAAAAAACCTGGAGCTAGAAAGCAGTAG